A stretch of the Streptomyces sp. NBC_00078 genome encodes the following:
- a CDS encoding GGDEF domain-containing protein, with product MRSWTDTLRFAFQPVVNLATGGVAGLEILARPEAGDILAEARRDPELDGRLAVLAVRAAARKETLLPLHVNVFAGTLADLGGLTPLHDAVRAAGRLPWEVTIDIGPPYTHVPHQALLEAVSALRDQGFRISADGVGDGDVPLRLLTDMGPDLVKLDASLLARPAAVKAMRTLCEQLGALLSVEGVETELQCGAAISAGAQLAQGELFAPPARLPAADVYVPPRSPGAVSVPRPGPSVLEFVRPAALLPATASAGQVRALLTGSPEVSGVVLVDQHGLPVRSVHRSRFLLSMSGRYGHALYADRPAAKLGDPPRTVGVDATAWEVLDVVAVGGRSRTSDDVAVVDRQGRCVGVVRLADLVRALAESRVEEAAGLNPLTRLPGSDAITGEVDRRIADGRTFSLSWLDVDHFKQVNDVAGFAAGDELIRSVGRALQHAASGSTRVGHIGGDDFLVLTEPEWLDPLAVSMLDAPWSAGGRPVTLSLATVLCPPGSVMDHRQAAACLAPLKKAAKSLQGASWVLGRAGLAGHEIRRGSRAAPAQAGCAVTEPGLG from the coding sequence GTGCGCTCCTGGACGGACACTCTCCGCTTCGCCTTCCAACCGGTGGTCAACCTGGCCACCGGAGGAGTCGCGGGGCTGGAGATACTCGCCCGCCCGGAGGCCGGCGACATCCTGGCCGAGGCTCGCCGAGACCCTGAACTCGACGGCCGGCTGGCGGTGTTGGCGGTCCGGGCGGCGGCGCGCAAGGAGACGCTGCTACCGCTGCACGTCAACGTCTTCGCCGGCACCCTCGCAGACCTCGGTGGCCTCACTCCGCTGCACGACGCGGTGCGCGCGGCGGGACGGCTGCCGTGGGAGGTGACGATCGACATCGGGCCGCCGTACACGCACGTCCCGCACCAGGCGCTGCTGGAAGCGGTGAGCGCGCTGCGGGACCAGGGCTTCCGGATCAGCGCGGACGGCGTCGGGGACGGTGACGTACCCCTGCGACTGCTCACCGATATGGGGCCCGACCTGGTGAAACTGGACGCGTCGCTGCTGGCTCGGCCTGCGGCGGTGAAGGCCATGCGGACGCTGTGCGAGCAGCTGGGAGCGCTCCTGTCCGTCGAGGGCGTGGAGACGGAACTGCAGTGCGGGGCCGCGATCTCGGCCGGAGCCCAGCTGGCACAGGGTGAGTTGTTCGCGCCGCCGGCCCGGCTGCCCGCGGCGGACGTGTACGTTCCGCCCCGCTCTCCCGGTGCCGTGTCGGTTCCGAGGCCGGGGCCTTCGGTGCTGGAGTTCGTGCGGCCCGCGGCGCTGCTGCCGGCCACCGCGTCGGCCGGTCAGGTGCGGGCACTGCTGACCGGGTCGCCGGAGGTGTCCGGGGTAGTGCTCGTGGACCAGCACGGGCTCCCGGTCCGTTCCGTGCACCGCTCGCGCTTTCTGCTGTCGATGTCGGGGCGCTATGGCCATGCGCTGTACGCCGACCGCCCCGCCGCGAAGCTCGGGGACCCCCCGCGGACGGTGGGCGTCGATGCCACCGCCTGGGAGGTCCTGGACGTGGTGGCCGTCGGTGGCCGCAGCCGCACTTCGGACGATGTGGCCGTCGTGGACCGGCAGGGGAGGTGCGTCGGTGTGGTGCGGCTCGCGGACCTGGTGCGGGCGCTGGCCGAGAGCAGGGTCGAGGAGGCGGCCGGGCTCAATCCGCTGACACGGCTGCCGGGCTCGGACGCCATCACCGGCGAAGTGGACCGACGCATCGCGGACGGCCGGACGTTCTCGCTGAGCTGGCTGGACGTGGATCACTTCAAGCAGGTCAACGACGTAGCCGGATTCGCGGCAGGCGACGAGCTGATCCGGTCGGTCGGTCGGGCCTTGCAGCACGCGGCGTCCGGAAGCACCCGGGTCGGCCACATCGGCGGGGACGACTTCCTGGTGCTCACCGAGCCGGAGTGGCTGGATCCGCTGGCTGTGTCGATGCTGGACGCGCCCTGGTCGGCCGGCGGGCGTCCTGTCACGTTGTCCCTGGCCACCGTCTTGTGTCCGCCGGGGAGTGTGATGGACCACCGTCAGGCAGCCGCGTGTCTGGCGCCGCTGAAGAAGGCCGCGAAATCGCTGCAGGGAGCGAGTTGGGTACTGGGCCGGGCGGGGCTGGCGGGCCACGAGATCCGGCGCGGGTCGAGGGCGGCGCCCGCCCAGGCCGGGTGCGCGGTGACGGAACCCGGCCTAGGCTGA
- the glpK gene encoding glycerol kinase GlpK translates to MTDKFVAAIDQGTTSSRCIVFNQDGAIVAVDQREHRQIFPKPGWVEHDATEIWSKVQAVVAGAIAKAGLRADQLSALGITNQRETTLLWDRVTGKPVHNAIVWQDTRTAALTHQLGGSDGQDRFREQTGLPLATYFSGPKAAWLLDNVPGLRARAENGEIAFGTMDSWLIWNLTGGTDGGQHVTDVTNAGRTMLMNLETLQWDPSILSAMNIPEAVLPEIRSSAEVYGTAVGQLAGVPVASALGDQQAAVFGQACYDVGTAKNTYGTGSFLLLNTGNRPVASKSGLLTTMGYKIGSEAPVYCLEGSIAITGALVQWFRDQLGIIRTADEIEPLAESVEDNGGAYIVPAFSGLFAPYWRSDARGVITGLTRYVTKAHLARAVLEATSWQTREVVDAMYQDSGVQITTLKVDGGMTKNNLLMQHQADVLDVPVVRPKVSETTCLGAAYAAGLATGVWNDLDELKSHWRKDVEWTPAMEASVRDREYHNWRKAVEKSFGWEEDGEN, encoded by the coding sequence ATGACGGACAAGTTCGTCGCCGCTATCGACCAGGGCACCACCTCCAGCCGCTGCATCGTCTTCAACCAGGACGGGGCGATCGTCGCCGTCGACCAGCGCGAGCACCGCCAGATCTTCCCGAAACCGGGCTGGGTGGAGCACGACGCCACGGAGATCTGGTCCAAGGTGCAGGCCGTGGTCGCCGGAGCGATCGCCAAGGCCGGACTGCGCGCCGACCAGCTCAGCGCCCTCGGCATCACCAACCAGCGCGAGACCACGCTCCTGTGGGACCGCGTGACGGGCAAGCCCGTGCACAACGCCATCGTGTGGCAGGACACGCGCACCGCGGCGCTGACCCACCAGCTCGGCGGCTCGGACGGGCAGGACCGCTTCCGCGAGCAGACCGGGCTGCCGCTGGCCACCTACTTCTCCGGCCCGAAGGCGGCCTGGCTGCTCGACAACGTGCCCGGCCTGCGGGCCCGGGCCGAGAACGGCGAGATCGCCTTCGGCACCATGGACTCCTGGCTCATCTGGAATCTGACGGGCGGCACCGACGGTGGACAGCACGTCACCGACGTGACGAACGCCGGGCGCACCATGCTGATGAACCTGGAAACCCTCCAGTGGGACCCGTCCATCCTCTCCGCGATGAACATCCCCGAGGCCGTCCTGCCCGAGATCAGGTCCTCGGCCGAGGTGTACGGCACCGCGGTCGGCCAGCTGGCCGGAGTGCCGGTCGCGTCGGCCCTCGGCGACCAGCAGGCGGCGGTGTTCGGGCAGGCCTGCTACGACGTGGGCACGGCGAAGAACACGTACGGCACGGGCTCCTTCCTGCTGCTCAACACGGGCAACCGGCCGGTGGCGTCCAAGAGCGGGCTGCTGACGACGATGGGCTACAAGATCGGGAGTGAGGCACCGGTCTACTGCCTGGAGGGGTCGATAGCGATAACGGGCGCCCTCGTGCAATGGTTCCGCGACCAGCTGGGCATCATCCGTACCGCCGACGAGATCGAGCCCTTGGCGGAGAGCGTCGAGGACAACGGCGGGGCGTACATCGTGCCCGCCTTCTCCGGCCTCTTCGCACCGTACTGGCGTTCCGACGCGCGCGGTGTCATCACGGGGCTGACTCGCTACGTCACCAAGGCGCATCTCGCACGGGCCGTGCTGGAGGCGACGAGCTGGCAGACGCGCGAGGTCGTGGACGCCATGTACCAGGACTCCGGGGTGCAGATCACCACCCTGAAGGTGGACGGCGGCATGACCAAGAACAACCTGCTGATGCAGCACCAGGCGGATGTGCTCGACGTTCCGGTGGTCCGGCCGAAGGTCTCCGAGACCACGTGTCTGGGCGCCGCGTATGCGGCCGGGCTCGCGACCGGTGTCTGGAACGACCTCGACGAGCTGAAGTCCCACTGGCGCAAGGACGTCGAGTGGACGCCCGCCATGGAGGCGTCCGTACGCGACCGCGAGTACCACAACTGGCGCAAGGCCGTGGAGAAGAGCTTCGGCTGGGAGGAGGACGGCGAGAACTAG
- a CDS encoding helix-turn-helix domain-containing protein: protein MSSQKKYPVALSAEDRRALERVTTTGVRSASMIRRARVLLALDTSVGEVDPRAVIADRVGVSCDSVRLISKRYAETGGDVWATVGRKERALPPVPSVVTGEVEARLIALACSTPPKGHARWSLRLLEKHVALVEDIPDLDHSTIGRVLKKRNCVLM, encoded by the coding sequence GTGTCCTCGCAGAAGAAGTATCCGGTCGCGTTGAGCGCCGAAGATCGTCGGGCGTTGGAGCGTGTGACGACGACGGGGGTCCGCAGCGCGTCGATGATCAGGCGGGCGCGGGTACTGCTCGCGCTGGACACCTCGGTCGGTGAGGTCGATCCGCGGGCGGTGATCGCGGACCGGGTCGGGGTCTCGTGCGATTCGGTCCGCCTGATCTCGAAGCGCTACGCGGAGACCGGCGGCGATGTGTGGGCCACGGTCGGCCGGAAGGAACGCGCACTCCCGCCGGTGCCCTCTGTGGTGACCGGCGAGGTCGAGGCGAGGCTGATCGCGCTGGCCTGCTCGACGCCGCCCAAAGGACACGCCAGGTGGTCGCTGCGCCTGCTGGAGAAGCACGTCGCGCTGGTCGAGGACATCCCGGATCTGGACCACTCCACCATCGGCCGGGTGTTAAAAAAACGGAACTGCGTCCTCATGTGA